A single window of Nitrospinota bacterium DNA harbors:
- a CDS encoding HD domain-containing protein, whose protein sequence is MLADTETVMHLLVISEALLAIALAGLAMFLFRLSREKDEEFMGMLISLSSLIELKDGYTEGHCARVRGASSQIGAWLELSRSGLNDLAAAGALHDIGKVGVPDSVLKKPGKLDENEFALIKAHPALGADALKSIRGLKKAATIIRHHHEAYGGGGYPDGLAGEAIPIGARIISVIDAYDAMTSDRAYRKALTPERARQILVENSGKQFDPSIVDLFLRYEAGMGSQMLDPVCGMPGVRKIYAITGKKTFHFCSEACKNAFLQDPEKYGRSIAWE, encoded by the coding sequence ATGCTGGCGGACACTGAAACAGTAATGCACCTGCTTGTCATATCAGAGGCGCTTCTTGCGATAGCGCTGGCTGGCCTGGCCATGTTTCTTTTTCGCCTGTCACGGGAAAAGGATGAAGAATTCATGGGAATGCTGATCTCCCTGTCGTCCTTGATCGAACTTAAAGACGGCTACACCGAGGGGCATTGCGCCCGTGTGCGGGGCGCCTCAAGCCAAATAGGCGCTTGGCTGGAACTTTCAAGAAGCGGGCTAAACGATCTCGCCGCCGCCGGAGCTCTTCACGACATAGGCAAAGTCGGCGTGCCGGACAGCGTTTTGAAAAAGCCGGGCAAACTTGATGAAAACGAGTTTGCCCTTATAAAGGCGCATCCCGCTCTCGGGGCGGACGCCCTTAAATCCATCAGGGGATTGAAAAAGGCGGCAACCATCATCCGCCATCACCATGAGGCGTACGGCGGCGGAGGTTATCCAGACGGTTTGGCTGGCGAGGCCATACCTATAGGCGCACGGATTATTTCGGTAATTGACGCGTATGACGCGATGACTTCAGACCGCGCTTACCGCAAGGCGCTCACCCCCGAGCGGGCGCGTCAAATACTGGTTGAAAACAGCGGCAAGCAGTTTGATCCGAGCATCGTGGACCTGTTCTTAAGATATGAAGCCGGGATGGGATCTCAAATGCTCGATCCGGTGTGCGGCATGCCCGGCGTCAGGAAGATATACGCCATCACAGGAAAGAAAACATTTCATTTTTGTTCGGAGGCGTGCAAAAACGCTTTTTTGCAAGACCCGGAAAAATACGGCAGGAGCATAGCCTGGGAATAA
- the proB gene encoding glutamate 5-kinase: MTPDQAERRLKLLSQARRIVVKIGSGVLTGGGYTTVDDAVIEEIARQVADISKGGRKVAVVTSGAVAIGAKMLNVPRHGLSIPVKQAAAALGQGSLIALWARHLAAHGVKAGQALLTHDDLSDRKRFINSRNTMNAMFDLGVVPVINENDTVAVDEIKFGDNDTLSARVTNLVEADLLAVLSDVDGLYQADPRKDKNAARIDFVEEVDESILSVAGDSSSRTGLGGMASKVRAAAEAARFGTPTIILPGTVTGSLLAALAGKPVGTFFSPHEDRLDSKRHWIEFTLKSSGEIHVDAGAKEAILKKGRSLLASGITKVAGDFDAGEAVNIFGPDGEKFAKGLVNYPSREIERIKGARSNQIENLLGYKAYDEIIHRDDMAFCG, translated from the coding sequence ATGACGCCTGATCAGGCGGAGCGGCGCTTAAAGCTCCTTTCGCAAGCCAGGCGGATAGTTGTGAAGATCGGCAGCGGAGTGCTTACCGGCGGGGGATATACCACGGTGGACGACGCCGTGATTGAGGAGATCGCCCGGCAGGTGGCGGATATTTCCAAAGGCGGGCGCAAGGTGGCGGTGGTGACCTCCGGCGCCGTGGCCATAGGGGCCAAAATGCTCAACGTGCCTCGCCACGGCCTTTCCATCCCGGTCAAGCAGGCCGCCGCCGCGCTGGGGCAGGGGAGCCTTATCGCGCTGTGGGCGCGCCATCTGGCGGCGCACGGGGTGAAGGCGGGGCAGGCGCTTTTGACCCATGACGATCTTTCGGACAGGAAGCGTTTCATAAACTCCCGCAACACCATGAACGCCATGTTCGACCTGGGGGTTGTCCCGGTAATAAACGAGAATGACACCGTGGCGGTGGACGAGATAAAGTTCGGCGACAATGACACGCTTTCAGCCCGCGTCACAAACCTTGTGGAGGCGGACCTTCTGGCGGTGCTGTCCGACGTGGACGGTCTATACCAGGCCGACCCGCGCAAGGACAAGAACGCGGCCAGGATAGATTTCGTGGAAGAGGTGGACGAATCCATCCTCTCAGTCGCCGGTGATTCGTCGTCACGGACAGGGTTAGGAGGGATGGCCTCCAAGGTGCGCGCCGCGGCGGAAGCGGCCCGGTTCGGGACCCCCACTATCATATTGCCGGGGACAGTCACAGGCTCCCTGCTTGCGGCGTTGGCCGGGAAGCCGGTGGGGACGTTCTTTTCCCCCCATGAAGACAGGCTCGACAGCAAGCGGCACTGGATAGAGTTCACCCTCAAGTCATCCGGGGAAATCCATGTGGACGCCGGGGCGAAGGAGGCGATCCTGAAAAAAGGGCGCAGCCTGCTGGCGTCCGGCATAACGAAAGTGGCGGGGGATTTCGATGCGGGCGAGGCGGTGAACATTTTTGGGCCGGACGGCGAAAAGTTCGCCAAAGGGCTTGTTAATTACCCGTCGAGAGAGATTGAGAGGATAAAGGGTGCGCGCTCGAACCAGATAGAAAATTTATTGGGCTATAAAGCGTACGACGAAATAATCCATAGGGATGACATGGCTTTTTGCGGTTAA
- the trpD gene encoding anthranilate phosphoribosyltransferase encodes MTIKDAIAKVIERNGLTENEMAAVMGQIMTGGASDAQIASLLTALRMKGETVEEIAGAARVMREKALKVNAGSGIVVDTCGTGGDGAHTFNISTTAAFVAAGAGLTVAKHGNRAISSRSGSADVLKALGVNVEAEQAKVEKCLAQVGIGFLFAPLMHSAMKYVMPARRDIGVRTIFNLLGPLTNPAGAKNQVIGVYDRKLVEPIALVLSKLGAVHVFVVHGHDGLDEITVTTATDVAMLKDGRVKTFTVTPEQFGMPIHHPDSIKGGDAEHNARITRDVLAGQKGAHRDITILNAAAVICAGGLSKFIDDAIALAEKSIDSGAAAGKLDALVKVCGA; translated from the coding sequence ATGACCATAAAGGACGCCATCGCAAAAGTAATCGAACGCAACGGCCTTACGGAAAACGAAATGGCCGCGGTCATGGGACAGATCATGACCGGGGGGGCTTCGGACGCGCAAATCGCCTCGCTGCTGACCGCCCTTCGGATGAAAGGGGAGACGGTGGAGGAAATCGCCGGCGCGGCCCGGGTGATGCGGGAGAAAGCGCTGAAGGTCAACGCAGGCTCCGGAATTGTGGTGGACACCTGCGGCACAGGCGGCGACGGGGCGCACACTTTCAACATCTCCACCACTGCCGCCTTCGTGGCGGCTGGAGCGGGATTGACCGTTGCAAAGCACGGAAACAGGGCCATATCGTCCAGATCCGGCTCGGCGGACGTATTGAAGGCGCTGGGGGTGAACGTGGAGGCCGAGCAGGCCAAAGTGGAGAAGTGCCTGGCGCAAGTCGGCATCGGTTTTCTTTTCGCCCCGCTGATGCACAGCGCAATGAAATACGTGATGCCGGCCCGCAGGGACATCGGCGTGCGCACCATATTCAACCTGCTGGGGCCTTTGACGAACCCTGCGGGGGCCAAAAACCAGGTGATCGGTGTATATGACCGCAAACTGGTGGAGCCGATAGCCCTCGTGCTTTCCAAGCTTGGGGCGGTCCATGTTTTCGTGGTCCACGGCCACGACGGGCTGGACGAAATAACCGTCACCACCGCCACCGACGTGGCCATGCTAAAAGATGGCCGCGTGAAGACATTCACCGTCACCCCGGAGCAGTTCGGCATGCCGATCCACCACCCGGATTCCATCAAGGGGGGGGACGCGGAGCATAACGCCAGGATCACCCGCGACGTGCTCGCCGGCCAGAAGGGGGCGCACCGGGACATCACCATACTCAACGCGGCGGCGGTGATTTGCGCCGGGGGGCTGTCAAAATTCATCGATGACGCCATTGCGTTGGCCGAAAAATCGATAGATTCCGGGGCCGCCGCGGGAAAGCTGGATGCGCTCGTGAAGGTGTGCGGAGCATGA
- a CDS encoding aminodeoxychorismate/anthranilate synthase component II, which produces MLLLIDNYDSFTYNLAQYLIELGEEVNVSRNDALSIGQIEAMAPSRIVISPGPKTPNEAGISMEVIKEFGGKLPILGVCLGHQSMAAAFGGRIIKAKTLMHGKTSQIHHDGEGIYKGIKNPFTATRYHSLVAEEASLPSVFKITARSEDGEIMGIRHKTAPMEGVQFHPESIMTEVGKDLLRNFLSF; this is translated from the coding sequence ATGCTTTTGCTTATAGACAATTATGACTCGTTCACCTACAACCTGGCCCAATATCTCATCGAACTGGGCGAGGAGGTGAACGTTTCGCGAAACGACGCGCTTTCAATCGGCCAGATAGAGGCGATGGCGCCTTCGCGGATCGTCATATCCCCCGGGCCCAAGACCCCCAACGAGGCGGGGATATCCATGGAAGTTATCAAGGAGTTCGGGGGTAAACTTCCCATCCTGGGGGTATGCCTTGGGCACCAGTCCATGGCGGCGGCGTTTGGCGGGCGCATCATCAAGGCCAAGACCCTGATGCACGGCAAGACCAGCCAGATACATCACGACGGCGAGGGGATATACAAAGGGATAAAGAACCCGTTCACCGCCACCCGTTACCATTCGCTGGTGGCGGAGGAGGCCAGCCTGCCGTCCGTGTTCAAGATAACCGCCCGGTCGGAGGACGGGGAGATCATGGGGATACGCCACAAGACCGCCCCGATGGAGGGGGTGCAGTTCCATCCCGAGTCCATCATGACGGAAGTGGGGAAGGATTTATTGAGGAATTTCCTCTCTTTTTAG
- a CDS encoding class I SAM-dependent methyltransferase, with product MHDNGGGHGAHVFDPKSWMKLESPERRAKMDPEKLADIMGLTGEDVALDIGCGTGFFAQSVAPRVKNYYGVDISEDLLDVFRSKIRDGVMGNVVLKTGNATAMPVESGCCSLAFHVTLFHEIESPEVFHAEIRRVLKPGGRLFAVDWHARDTGWGPPVDHRRSVESAIKLMTDGGFAILKEHGIYKDHYVLEAAVR from the coding sequence ATGCATGACAATGGCGGCGGCCACGGCGCGCACGTGTTCGATCCCAAAAGCTGGATGAAGCTTGAATCGCCCGAGCGGCGGGCGAAAATGGACCCTGAAAAGCTGGCGGATATCATGGGATTGACAGGCGAAGATGTTGCGCTCGACATCGGTTGCGGGACCGGATTTTTCGCCCAGTCCGTGGCGCCGCGCGTTAAAAACTATTATGGAGTGGACATTTCCGAAGATCTGCTCGATGTGTTCCGCTCCAAAATACGGGACGGGGTGATGGGGAATGTGGTCCTGAAAACCGGGAACGCCACGGCCATGCCTGTTGAAAGCGGCTGTTGCAGCCTGGCCTTTCATGTGACGCTGTTCCATGAAATAGAGTCTCCGGAGGTTTTCCACGCAGAGATACGGCGGGTCTTAAAGCCCGGCGGCAGGCTTTTCGCGGTGGACTGGCACGCCCGGGACACAGGATGGGGGCCGCCTGTGGACCATCGGCGCTCCGTGGAGAGCGCCATAAAGCTGATGACGGACGGAGGTTTCGCCATTCTCAAGGAACATGGAATATACAAGGACCATTATGTCCTTGAGGCGGCGGTCCGGTGA
- a CDS encoding PAS domain S-box protein, with the protein MKDDNSGVDKTREKEELAKVYKRRVTPVRLTLITAMLIFLCEALVMLILHFIPKVTGMLEAMIDSTLLTSTMLPALYFLFYRPMMRHLFEIENFERELVKSHESMENAQIAADFGVWEWDVKSGGLFLSKGALRLAGRTEEILKKGFEGYISCVHPLDAEFVRKSFMELASRGKTLEIEYRLLLPDKTERVVRHKAEVAAESEGSAEKVTGAIQDISERAKAESEMNRLAMAVNQAAETIVITDTAGAIQYVNPAFERITGYTKNEALGRNPRILKSGKHEDKFYRDLWSAITAGKVWKGRIINKKKNGELYEDEAVISPLFDHSGRIVNFVAVKRDISREVELEKRIRRSQKMEAIGSLAGGIAHDFNNILSSIIGYTEMAMEDVKPGSPAREDLLEVLKAGKRARELVNQILIFSRKGEREKKPLSLYIAVKEALKLFKAYVAPPIKIAENIDSASGVIMADPTQLNQVIMNLLTNASHAMKTGGGTLSVGVRRTELSEDFNTPGGDYIKPGSYILITVADTGHGIKKDDLDRIFEPFFTTKAVGEGTGLGLAIVHGIVTGMDGAIIVESEFGKGSEFKVFLPRVEEKAETEETIIGGERARGGQERLLVVDDEESVAKFLKRALTMIGYTVEAVTSPAEALELLKRGGDEFDLIITDHAMPEMNGEMMLERIREMGVETPAIILTGVSANVSVERAAALKVSEVVNKPVLTRELAEVVRKTLDVRKGAGAA; encoded by the coding sequence ATGAAAGACGATAATTCCGGCGTGGACAAGACCCGCGAAAAAGAAGAGCTGGCCAAGGTCTATAAAAGGCGCGTCACTCCCGTCCGGCTGACGCTGATCACCGCCATGCTCATATTCCTGTGCGAAGCGCTGGTGATGCTGATCCTTCATTTCATCCCGAAAGTGACCGGGATGCTGGAGGCCATGATAGACTCCACGTTGCTCACCTCCACGATGCTTCCGGCCCTTTATTTCCTTTTCTACCGCCCGATGATGCGCCACCTTTTCGAAATCGAGAATTTTGAAAGGGAACTGGTAAAAAGCCATGAAAGCATGGAAAACGCCCAGATCGCCGCCGACTTCGGCGTATGGGAATGGGACGTGAAAAGCGGGGGGCTGTTCTTGTCCAAAGGAGCCCTGCGGCTGGCGGGGCGGACCGAGGAAATCCTGAAAAAAGGCTTTGAGGGATACATCTCGTGTGTCCATCCACTGGATGCGGAATTCGTCCGCAAATCGTTCATGGAGCTTGCGAGCCGGGGAAAGACCCTGGAGATAGAGTACAGGCTTTTACTCCCGGACAAGACGGAGCGCGTGGTCCGCCACAAGGCCGAAGTCGCCGCGGAATCCGAAGGTTCGGCGGAAAAAGTCACTGGCGCCATACAGGACATTTCGGAACGCGCCAAGGCCGAAAGTGAAATGAACCGCCTTGCGATGGCGGTCAACCAGGCGGCGGAGACGATTGTCATCACGGACACGGCCGGAGCCATCCAATACGTAAATCCCGCTTTCGAGAGGATCACCGGATACACGAAAAACGAGGCTTTGGGCAGGAATCCGAGGATATTAAAAAGCGGCAAACACGAAGACAAGTTCTACCGGGACCTGTGGAGCGCCATAACGGCTGGCAAGGTGTGGAAGGGGCGCATCATCAACAAGAAAAAGAACGGAGAGCTTTACGAAGACGAGGCGGTCATCTCCCCCTTGTTCGACCACAGCGGCAGGATCGTGAATTTCGTCGCGGTCAAAAGGGACATATCCAGGGAAGTGGAGCTTGAAAAGCGGATCCGCCGTTCACAGAAAATGGAGGCGATAGGATCGCTGGCAGGGGGCATAGCCCATGATTTTAACAACATACTTTCCTCCATAATCGGCTACACGGAAATGGCCATGGAGGACGTCAAGCCCGGCTCGCCGGCCAGGGAAGACCTGCTCGAAGTGCTAAAGGCCGGGAAAAGGGCCAGGGAACTGGTGAACCAGATTCTTATCTTCAGCAGGAAGGGCGAACGGGAGAAAAAGCCGCTTAGCCTTTACATTGCGGTGAAAGAGGCGCTCAAGCTGTTCAAGGCGTACGTCGCGCCGCCGATAAAAATAGCGGAGAACATAGACAGCGCCTCGGGGGTGATAATGGCCGATCCCACCCAGCTAAACCAGGTGATAATGAACCTGCTCACAAACGCAAGCCATGCGATGAAGACAGGCGGCGGAACGCTTAGCGTGGGGGTGCGGCGGACCGAGCTTTCGGAAGATTTCAACACGCCGGGGGGCGATTACATAAAACCCGGCTCATATATCCTCATTACTGTCGCGGACACCGGCCATGGGATAAAAAAAGATGACCTGGACCGCATATTCGAGCCTTTTTTCACCACCAAGGCGGTGGGGGAGGGGACCGGGCTGGGGCTGGCCATCGTCCACGGCATCGTCACCGGCATGGACGGCGCCATTATAGTGGAAAGCGAGTTCGGAAAAGGCTCCGAGTTCAAGGTGTTCCTGCCGCGCGTGGAGGAGAAAGCGGAGACTGAGGAAACGATCATCGGCGGCGAACGCGCCAGAGGGGGCCAAGAGAGGCTTTTGGTGGTGGACGACGAGGAGTCGGTGGCCAAGTTCCTTAAAAGGGCGCTCACCATGATAGGGTACACCGTGGAGGCGGTCACAAGCCCGGCCGAAGCGCTGGAATTGCTCAAGCGTGGCGGCGATGAGTTCGACCTTATCATCACCGACCACGCCATGCCGGAAATGAACGGCGAGATGATGCTTGAACGCATAAGGGAAATGGGAGTGGAGACACCGGCGATAATCCTCACGGGAGTAAGCGCCAATGTCAGCGTGGAGCGGGCCGCGGCCCTGAAGGTCAGCGAGGTGGTCAACAAACCCGTGCTCACCCGGGAACTTGCCGAAGTGGTCCGCAAGACGCTGGACGTGCGCAAGGGGGCCGGAGCCGCGTGA
- a CDS encoding slipin family protein yields the protein MSGFLTVSVVFLVLVISSFRILNEYERGVIFRLGRYYKVKGPGLIVVWPVIDKMAKMSLRLVTMDVPPQDIITRDNVSVKVNAVVYFRVMEPDKAVIHVEDFYHATGQLAQTTLRSILGQVELDELLASRDKINHEIQIILDKRTDPWGIKVANVEVKHVDLPVEMQRAMAKQAEAERERRAKVINSDGEFQAAQKLADAAEIITKHPAALTLRYLQTIREMSAEHSTNTIIPLPMDFLQPFMKAITRYGEQKE from the coding sequence ATGTCAGGTTTCTTGACTGTGTCGGTCGTTTTCCTGGTCCTTGTGATTTCGTCGTTCCGCATACTCAATGAATACGAGCGCGGCGTCATATTCCGCCTTGGGCGGTATTACAAGGTCAAAGGCCCCGGGCTGATCGTCGTTTGGCCGGTGATAGACAAAATGGCGAAAATGTCCCTTCGCCTTGTCACCATGGACGTGCCCCCGCAGGACATCATCACCAGGGACAACGTTTCGGTCAAGGTCAACGCCGTGGTCTATTTCCGCGTGATGGAGCCGGACAAGGCGGTGATCCACGTAGAGGACTTTTATCACGCCACCGGGCAATTGGCGCAGACCACTCTACGCTCCATCCTTGGCCAGGTGGAACTGGACGAACTTCTGGCCAGCCGGGACAAGATAAACCACGAAATACAGATCATCCTGGACAAGCGGACGGATCCGTGGGGGATAAAGGTGGCCAACGTGGAGGTCAAGCATGTGGACCTGCCGGTGGAAATGCAGCGGGCCATGGCCAAGCAGGCGGAAGCGGAAAGGGAACGGCGCGCCAAGGTGATCAATTCAGACGGTGAATTCCAGGCCGCCCAGAAGCTGGCGGACGCGGCGGAGATAATCACGAAGCATCCTGCGGCCCTCACGTTGCGCTATCTGCAGACGATCCGCGAAATGTCGGCGGAACATTCAACGAACACCATAATCCCCCTGCCGATGGACTTTCTGCAGCCGTTCATGAAAGCCATAACGCGGTATGGCGAGCAAAAAGAGTGA